GATTTAAACAAGTTAATCTTCGAAAGTCGGCTGGCATCATATCGACAGCAAGACCTGATTGCCTTTTGCATAAAGTAAGGCCTACCCTAGGTGTTACCCCTGGCAGGCCCCAATCCCTTTACTCTTAGATGTCTCAACCTGGATACCTAACTCGTTGCTTTAACCAGTTCTATACAGGCTTCTTTAAATATTTGCAAAGAGAGGTCGTCTGGATAGTCGCCGGCAAAGATCACTTTTTTAATCCCCGCATTGACAATCATTTTGGAGCACATGACGCAGGGTTGATCCGTTACATAGATGATACTGCCCTGAATTGCCGTACCGTGTACCGCCGCCTGGATAATAGCGTTTTGTTCGGCGTGCAAGGCCCGACATAGTTCATGGCGTTGGCCCGAGGGGACCCCCAATTTTTCTCTCAGGCAACCTATTTCCAAGCAGTGGGTAAGACCCGCCGGAGCACCATTGTAGCCGGTGGCCAGAATGCGGTTGTCCTTAACAATGACCGCACCTACCTTACGGCGCAGACAGGTGGAACGGGTGGCAACCACCCGGGTAATTTCCATGAAGTATTCATCCCAGGAAGGGCGCACTTGGGGCACCTCCCCTAAGCATACAGCGGATATTTGTCGCAGAGTTCTTTGACCATGGCTCTGGCTTTTTCCTGGGTGTCTGGGTTGTCTTTTTCTTGCAGGGTAAGAGCAATGATTTCTGCCACTTTATCCATATCCTTTTCTTTAAAGCCCCGGGTTGTTACCGCCGGTGTACCTAGGCGAATACCGCTGGTTACAAAGGGTTTTTCCGGGTCAAAGGGAATGGCGTTTTTGTTGCAGGTGATATGAACTTCGTCCAACAGTGTTTCGGCCTGTTTACCCGTAATGCCGGTGCCCCGCAGGTCCACCAGTATCAGGTGGTTGTCGGTACCGCCGGAAACAAGGTTAAAGCCCCGCTCCAGTAAACCCTTGGCCAAGGCTTGAGCGTTATTAATAATCTGCTGCTGGTATGCTTTAAACTCTGGTTTCAGTGCTTCCCCAAAGGCCGCTGCCTTGGCCGCAATCACATGCATCAAGGGTCCGCCTTGGCTGCCAGGGAATATGGCTTTGTCAATTAACTGAGCATATTCTTCTTTGCATAAAATCATACCGCCCCGGGGTCCCCGCAGGGTTTTGTGGGTGGTGGTGGTAACAACATCGGCATAGGGTACGGGACTCTGATGTAACCCTGCAGCTACTAAACCAGCAATATGGGCCATATCCACAAAGAAGTAAGCATCAATTTCCTTGGCAATTTCCCCAATTTTTTTAAAATCGATGGCCCGGGCATAGGCACTGGCACCTGCCACGATCATTTTGGGCTTTTCCTGCAGGGCGATCTCCCGTAGTTTCTCATAATTGATGCACCCAGTGTCCTCTTCTACTCCATAGGCCACCACATTAAAATATTTACCCGATACGTTGACCGGGCTGCCATGGGTTAGATGTCCCCCGTGGGCCAGGTTCATACCTAGAATTTTGTCCCCGGGTTGTAACAGGGCAAAGTATACGGCAAAGTTGGCCTGAGCTCCGGAATGGGGCTGCACATTGGCATGATCTGCCCCAAATAATTTCTTAGCCCTACTAATAGCTAGGGACTCTGCAATATCCACAAATTCACAGCCCCCATAATAGCGTTTGCCGGGGTAACCCTCTGCGTATTTGTTGGTAAGAATAGATCCCTGGGCTTCCAATACTGCAGGACTCACAAAGTTCTCCGATGCAATTAACTCGATGTTTCTCTGCTGGCGTTGGTGTTCCAGCTCGATAGCTTTTGCAAGCTCCGGGTCGGTTTGAGCTAGTTTACCGTTAAACATGGAATTTTCTCTCCTCTCATATGTATCAGTGACTTTTACCTATAAGCTATACTTTTTCTCAATAGCACTAATCTTGTCCACCCGTTTGGCGTGGCGATCGCCGGCAAATTCAGTGTTGATAAATTTTTCCACGATAGCCTTGGCCTGGGCTAGGTCGATAAATCTTGATCCCATGGTGAGGACGTTGGCGTTGTTGTGTTCCCGGGCCAGTTGCGCAATTTCCGGTGCAAAAACGTTAGCCGCCCGTACACCAGGTACCTTGTTTACGGCAATGGCCATACCCACACCGGTACCACAGATGAGAATGCCCTGCTGACATTGGCCAGAGCGAATTTTTTCTCCCACAGCCAGAGCAAAATCCGGGTAGTCACAGGATTCGGTGCCGTTACAACCCATGTCCTGCACTGTGTGCCCCTGACCTTGCAAATATTCCTTTATTTGTTCTTTCATTTCGAAACCTGCATGATCGCTTCCCAGTACTATTGATATGTTTTTCAATGCTTCAACCTCCATGCTGCTAAATTAATTTAAAGACTGTCCTTAGATAACTTATCCAAAGCCTTACTGATCAAGTTTTTTAATTCCCCTGCGCAGCGCCGATAGGTTTCTACGGGGCTGCCAAAGGGATCTGACACATCACCGTTCTCTCCCACATAATCCCCTAGGGTGAAAACCTTCCCTTGGGACTCCGGGGCTTGGCGTATAATCTGCTGGCGATGGTTTTCAGTCATGGTTAGAATTAAATCAGCCTCGGTTACCAATTCCGGTGTCAAAAGCATGGCCCGGTGTTGGGACAATTCGATCCCCTGTTCCCCCAAGACCTCCACCGCCTGCTGGCTGGCTTTCTCCCCGGTCCAGGCCATGGTCCCGGCAGAAAGAAAGGTGTATCCCCCTAAGTTTTTTTCCTCTGCCAATGCCTTGGCCAATGCTTCGGCCATGCTGCTGCGACAAGTATTCCCAGTACAAACAAACAAAATTTTCTTTCCCATGCAACACTCCTCCGATGCTAGTATTCCCAGGGTTGTCCTAAGCAATAAGAAAAACTGCCCTTTTCACCAAGAACAGTTATTTTTTCTACAATTATCATGCTTTTTCCTTTAAAAAAATAATTTTACTCCGATTCCCACCAGAATAATACCCCCCACCAATTCGGCCCTTTCACCAATCCAGTCCCCGACATATTTGCCCAGTGTAAGGCCGGCAAAGGTCATCATCCCCGCTACGAGACCGATAACACCGGCTGCCAGAACAAGGGATACCTGTTGGGTTCCCAGGGTAAACCCTACACTTAGGGCGTCCATACTTACACTGGCTGACAAAAGCAGTAACCCCCCTGTGTTGGTAATAACGAACCGTGGTCCCTCATCTTTCCCAGGTTTTATGGTATCCCAAATCATTTTGCCCCCAAGGTACAGCAGCAGCAACGCCCCGGCAATGGATGCGGCCTGACCCATTTTGCTTCCCAGAAAACCACCGGCGTACCAACCTAGGAGGGGCATCAAGATATGAAATATTAACACGGTTAAACTTATAAGGGCAATTTGGCGACGGTTAACCCCAGCTATTCCAATGCCAATACATAGTGAGAAAGCATCTGTTCCTAAGGCCACCGCTAAGGCAAATAATGTAAATAAACTCAAAATAACCCCATCTTTCTTTAATAAAAATTAGGGCTTCCTCTCCTAGATATTAATCTATGGTCTTGGGTTACTAAAAATAACTTAATTGTACCACTACAAACCATTATAGCATTTAGCCATTAGCTTTTAGGTGTTATCCTTTTGGCTAACGGCTAATAATTAATGGCTAATGGCCAACGGCTAGCATTCTATCCTTTCACCAGCCGCCCGGCGCAGGCGATTCATGACGGCCAAACCGATTCCCTTTGTTTCGAAACCTTCGGTCAGGATTACATCCACCTGAAGCTGGTCGAATTCCCTTAAACGTTTAAAAAGCATGGCTGCCACGCCGGCAGGATTCTTTCTGGAGCCAATTTTTAATATTTTGCTATCTGGCGGATAGTCTTGGGCATGTTCCTCGGTGGCCAGTATGCCCACTCGTTTACCCCCCTTTAACAGTTCCTCTGCCCTTTCAACTATGGCAGCCTTAACCTTTTCCGGTTCACCCTCAAAAAGGATCAAAGGGGCCGCGGGAGCATAGTGCTTATATTTCATACCAGGGGAGCGGGGAGCCTTATCCTTGGACAACCTTTCTCCCAGCGCCGAGGGGTCTATGGTAACATCCCCCAGTGCCTCCAGCAACTGCTCATAGGTAACACCACCGGGCCGCAAGATAACCGGTGCGGCACCGGTTAAGTCCAACACTGTGGATTCCAAGCCCAAACCTGCGGGTCCGCCATCCAAAATGGCATCGATACAGCCTTGCAAATCAAGCTTCACGTGCTCTGCGTTGGTGGGACTGGGTCGCCCGGATTTGTTTGCACTGGGTGCTGCAATGGGTACACCGGAGGCTTTAATAAGAGCTAAGGCCACTGGGTGATGGGGCATCCGTACCGCCACTGTGGCTAAACCGCCGGTTACTTCCCGGGGGATGTGGCTTGCTCTGGGAACCACTAGGGTTAATGGTCCCGGCCAGAACTTTTTCATCAGTAAGGTAGCCTTTGGCGGTAGGTTTTTGCTTAATTCTCGCACCATGTTGGTATCGGCAACATGGAGTATCAATGGATTGTCAGAGGGCCTACCCTTGGCACGATAAATATCTGCCACAGCCTTACCGTCAAGCCCATTGGCCCCAAGGCCATAGACGGTTTCTGTGGGGAAAGCCACCAAGCCACCTCTTTTTATGATTGCCGCTGCCTGATTAATGAGCCTCATATCCAGGGCAGAGGGATTTAGATGCCATATTTTAGTATCAATGCGTTCCATTCTGCGCCTCCATCCTTCGCAGATAGTATAACATATTATCTGGTTGCAAATGCAAGATCTGGTATGAAATTGCCAAAGAAAGAATAGTTATTAAGGATTAGGGAATCCAGGAGGTATGAAGGTGGATTTTTGGATGTATTTTTGTTCAGCCCTAGGAATCGGCGCCTTGCATGCATTGGAGCCCGGACACGGCAAGAGCATTATGGGGGCCTATTTGATTATGTCCAAAGGGAAGTCCCGGGATGCCGTTTTGTTGGGTTTAACCTCAGCTATTACGCATACTCTGGTCATTGTGATAATGGCTGTCCTGGCCCATTCGGCCACTGCCCTGGCTATATCCAATGTAGCAATGCCCCAAGAACAAATGGAGCTATGGCTTAAACTGGTTTCCGGTACCATTATTGTCCTGGTGGGGTTGCGAATGATGTTTCGAAAAAATGTACTATGTGGTTGTGGTTGTGGTTGTGGTTCCCAACATTACCGTCCTAGCCTAACCCCTTCCCGGGGAACTCTGCTGGATGTCTTAATGTTAGGCTTTACCAATGGTTTAATGCCCTGTCCCAGTGCCCTGGCCATATTGCTAATGTCTCTCAGCAGCGGCACTTTTTTTACAGGTTTAGCGCTGGTTTTGGCCTTTGGTATCGGGGGGGCTGCGGCTTTGGTAACCATTGGTCTACTATTTGTAAAGCTATCTTCTTTAACCGGCAGCCTGTTGGACCAGGGACCCTGGCGGTTGCTGCCACGGTTAAGTGGTTTATTAATCTTTGCCATCGGGAGTATAACAGCATATAGCGCTATTACAAAACTTTATTTTTAGAAGGTTTAGGCCGACAGGATTTTACCTGCCGGCCATTTTATCAATTATTTGGTTTTATTTTTCTCAACGTATGACTTTAGCAGACTGTAGGCTGCTCCCCGGGTCAATCTACCATCGTTATCTGCCAAACTGTCCGATATATTCTTATCCCCGTAGTGCTCCATTGCGTAATCAAAGGCTTCCTCTCGGGACATTTCCTGCCCAGCATATTGGGAAATAATCAGGGCGGCTTTTTTTCCGCTCAGGAGATCAGGATCTCCCTTTTTATCCTTTAATTCCCCGGGTATACTAATTACGTACAGGTGTGAAAGCTCCTGCAATAGGTGAATAAAGTCCTCTTCGGTGATAATATCGTCTAATTGGTAATTATTGGAGTAACCACCTTGTACCAGGGCATGTTTACGCATCATTTTCAGGGCTTCATAGGCCCAATGTTTGGTTACTTCCGGTGCCCGCCAGGTAAAGGGTTCAATATCCATCCCCTGGTCGTTCAGCAGCTCCTGTAATTGATTAATCAAAGAGGAATTCTTAATTATCTGCCGGAAGGTCTTGTCCTCTTCTATACTAAGGGCCACAGCTGCACCGGCAGCCTCGCCGGTGGCCATACCCACCGGAATGGTTCTGGCACTGCCGTGGGGTAGGGAATCAAAGCTGGCTGCTCGTCCCACCACCAGAAGGTTGTCCACCCTTTGCGGTACAATACAGCGAAAGGGTATGGCATACTGGGCCGGTACACCGACAACCGCACCCTTTTCCTTGGGACCCGATGCTTGAACATCCACAGGGTAGGAACCAAAGGCAATCCGATCAGGAAAATCTCTGTTCTCTAACACATCATCAATGGTTAGGCGATATTCTCCATAGATATGTCTGGATTCGCGAATATATAGTTCCGGGGCCACTTCCGCCAGAAAGCAATTCTGTAGGCCAGGTATGTTTTCTTTCATATAGTCAATAATTCTCGGCAACTCCTGTTCTGCTAACCGACGGGCTTCCGAACGTGATTCTTTACTTAAGGGGTCTACACCAAAGATATGGAGGGCGTTAATTAATAGGGTGCCATTCTTTTGACGACCAATATTCAGCCCCCGAATACCGACCCGGGCATTACTGGGGCGGTACTGTTCCATAACTGGTCCAAAGCCCCAGGCACTTACATTGGTTGCCCCGGTGAACCAGTCATTGTCCACGGTAAGAACCCGGCGGATCTCCTGCCAATCTTCAGGGGTGACTCCCCCCAGTTTAAATACCAGGGTGGTGGCCATCTTTCGCTCGGGATAGCCGGCATCTTCCTGCCCCACACTAAAGGGGACGCCAGCCGCAGCAGCCAAGTCGGCATCCTGGGTTGCATCAATGATCCCTTTGGC
This genomic interval from Desulforamulus reducens MI-1 contains the following:
- a CDS encoding low molecular weight protein arginine phosphatase produces the protein MGKKILFVCTGNTCRSSMAEALAKALAEEKNLGGYTFLSAGTMAWTGEKASQQAVEVLGEQGIELSQHRAMLLTPELVTEADLILTMTENHRQQIIRQAPESQGKVFTLGDYVGENGDVSDPFGSPVETYRRCAGELKNLISKALDKLSKDSL
- the glyA gene encoding serine hydroxymethyltransferase — encoded protein: MFNGKLAQTDPELAKAIELEHQRQQRNIELIASENFVSPAVLEAQGSILTNKYAEGYPGKRYYGGCEFVDIAESLAISRAKKLFGADHANVQPHSGAQANFAVYFALLQPGDKILGMNLAHGGHLTHGSPVNVSGKYFNVVAYGVEEDTGCINYEKLREIALQEKPKMIVAGASAYARAIDFKKIGEIAKEIDAYFFVDMAHIAGLVAAGLHQSPVPYADVVTTTTHKTLRGPRGGMILCKEEYAQLIDKAIFPGSQGGPLMHVIAAKAAAFGEALKPEFKAYQQQIINNAQALAKGLLERGFNLVSGGTDNHLILVDLRGTGITGKQAETLLDEVHITCNKNAIPFDPEKPFVTSGIRLGTPAVTTRGFKEKDMDKVAEIIALTLQEKDNPDTQEKARAMVKELCDKYPLYA
- a CDS encoding L-threonylcarbamoyladenylate synthase; amino-acid sequence: MERIDTKIWHLNPSALDMRLINQAAAIIKRGGLVAFPTETVYGLGANGLDGKAVADIYRAKGRPSDNPLILHVADTNMVRELSKNLPPKATLLMKKFWPGPLTLVVPRASHIPREVTGGLATVAVRMPHHPVALALIKASGVPIAAPSANKSGRPSPTNAEHVKLDLQGCIDAILDGGPAGLGLESTVLDLTGAAPVILRPGGVTYEQLLEALGDVTIDPSALGERLSKDKAPRSPGMKYKHYAPAAPLILFEGEPEKVKAAIVERAEELLKGGKRVGILATEEHAQDYPPDSKILKIGSRKNPAGVAAMLFKRLREFDQLQVDVILTEGFETKGIGLAVMNRLRRAAGERIEC
- a CDS encoding sulfite exporter TauE/SafE family protein; this encodes MKVDFWMYFCSALGIGALHALEPGHGKSIMGAYLIMSKGKSRDAVLLGLTSAITHTLVIVIMAVLAHSATALAISNVAMPQEQMELWLKLVSGTIIVLVGLRMMFRKNVLCGCGCGCGSQHYRPSLTPSRGTLLDVLMLGFTNGLMPCPSALAILLMSLSSGTFFTGLALVLAFGIGGAAALVTIGLLFVKLSSLTGSLLDQGPWRLLPRLSGLLIFAIGSITAYSAITKLYF
- a CDS encoding FAD-dependent oxidoreductase, giving the protein MKKLTGTVLLFFLMLTVVLPWPMAAQAKTTDEKTEKYDLIVVGSDPEGIAAAISGARNGLATLLIDTRPEVGGLMTRGWLNVIDMNMAPNNLGNRNEILNKGIFQEFYRQIGSGTFDVPRAQEIFEQMLGQEEDLELCLGVKYFSPVMGYQKGKPVVEGVKVEDKKGEITTYTAKGIIDATQDADLAAAAGVPFSVGQEDAGYPERKMATTLVFKLGGVTPEDWQEIRRVLTVDNDWFTGATNVSAWGFGPVMEQYRPSNARVGIRGLNIGRQKNGTLLINALHIFGVDPLSKESRSEARRLAEQELPRIIDYMKENIPGLQNCFLAEVAPELYIRESRHIYGEYRLTIDDVLENRDFPDRIAFGSYPVDVQASGPKEKGAVVGVPAQYAIPFRCIVPQRVDNLLVVGRAASFDSLPHGSARTIPVGMATGEAAGAAVALSIEEDKTFRQIIKNSSLINQLQELLNDQGMDIEPFTWRAPEVTKHWAYEALKMMRKHALVQGGYSNNYQLDDIITEEDFIHLLQELSHLYVISIPGELKDKKGDPDLLSGKKAALIISQYAGQEMSREEAFDYAMEHYGDKNISDSLADNDGRLTRGAAYSLLKSYVEKNKTK
- a CDS encoding manganese efflux pump MntP family protein, which translates into the protein MSLFTLFALAVALGTDAFSLCIGIGIAGVNRRQIALISLTVLIFHILMPLLGWYAGGFLGSKMGQAASIAGALLLLYLGGKMIWDTIKPGKDEGPRFVITNTGGLLLLSASVSMDALSVGFTLGTQQVSLVLAAGVIGLVAGMMTFAGLTLGKYVGDWIGERAELVGGIILVGIGVKLFF
- the rpiB gene encoding ribose 5-phosphate isomerase B, with translation MSIVLGSDHAGFEMKEQIKEYLQGQGHTVQDMGCNGTESCDYPDFALAVGEKIRSGQCQQGILICGTGVGMAIAVNKVPGVRAANVFAPEIAQLAREHNNANVLTMGSRFIDLAQAKAIVEKFINTEFAGDRHAKRVDKISAIEKKYSL
- a CDS encoding deoxycytidylate deaminase, with amino-acid sequence MRPSWDEYFMEITRVVATRSTCLRRKVGAVIVKDNRILATGYNGAPAGLTHCLEIGCLREKLGVPSGQRHELCRALHAEQNAIIQAAVHGTAIQGSIIYVTDQPCVMCSKMIVNAGIKKVIFAGDYPDDLSLQIFKEACIELVKATS